DNA from Sulfitobacter albidus:
AGCCATTCGTCATAGACGGGTTGGGCTGCGGTGCGCCACGCCTCGACCGCATCGCCCGATACGGTGGTGATGGTGTTGCCCGCATCAACGGCGGCCTGACGCGCGGGCGCATCGGCGTCCTGCATGGTGCCGCCCGCAAGGATCGAGAAGTCGAGGCCGGAGTTGTCATCCAGCGCCTTTTGCTGCTCGGGCGTAAGGCTGTCGTAGCGGTCCTTGTTCATCGCCAGAACAAACGTCAGCGTATAGAGCGCGTTGCCTTCGAATTCGGTGTGATAATCCACCAGCTCCGGGATCTTGAGCGCGCCGGTCACTTCCCACGGGATCGTGGTGCCGTTGATGACGCCCTTGCTCAACGCTTCGGGGATCGCCGGCACGGGCATGCCCACCGGGGAGGATCCGACCTTTTCCAGCAAGGCATTCGCCAGCCGCGAGCCGCCGCGCATCTTGAGGCCGTTCATGTCGGCGGGGGTCTGCACCTCTTTGTCGACGTGGATCAGGCCGGGGCCGTGCACCCATGTGCCGAGGATTTTCACGTCCTTGAACTCGGTATCCTTCATGTGCTTTTCGAACATCTGC
Protein-coding regions in this window:
- a CDS encoding TRAP transporter substrate-binding protein, which encodes MNFTRKSVLGLIAATLLAPLPAAAQDVTLRLHQFLPDQANVPNLILYPWADRVEESSGGAIKIERYGAMQLGGRPPELMDQAIDGVADIVWTVVGYTPGRYPSTEVFELPFMMSDARAMSSAYWQMFEKHMKDTEFKDVKILGTWVHGPGLIHVDKEVQTPADMNGLKMRGGSRLANALLEKVGSSPVGMPVPAIPEALSKGVINGTTIPWEVTGALKIPELVDYHTEFEGNALYTLTFVLAMNKDRYDSLTPEQQKALDDNSGLDFSILAGGTMQDADAPARQAAVDAGNTITTVSGDAVEAWRTAAQPVYDEWLADMESKGIDGQALIDEAKSLMDAYEN